Proteins encoded by one window of Bacillus sp. DTU_2020_1000418_1_SI_GHA_SEK_038:
- the spoVG gene encoding septation regulator SpoVG — protein MEVTDVRLRRVNTDGRMRAIASITLDHEFVVHDIRVIDGNNGLFVAMPSKRTPDGEFRDIAHPINSGTRGKIQEAVLSEYHRLGELEVEFEEAGAS, from the coding sequence ATGGAAGTAACTGACGTAAGATTGCGCCGCGTTAATACAGATGGCCGTATGAGGGCGATTGCCTCTATTACTTTAGATCATGAATTTGTTGTTCACGATATTCGAGTAATTGATGGCAATAATGGATTGTTTGTTGCAATGCCTAGCAAACGTACTCCGGATGGGGAGTTTAGGGATATTGCTCATCCTATTAACTCAGGAACACGGGGGAAAATCCAAGAGGCTGTATTATCAGAATACCACCGTTTAGGTGAATTAGAAGTTGAATTTGAGGAAGCAGGAGCTTCCTAA
- the glmU gene encoding bifunctional UDP-N-acetylglucosamine diphosphorylase/glucosamine-1-phosphate N-acetyltransferase GlmU, with amino-acid sequence MYNRYAVILAAGQGTRMKSKLYKVLHPVCGKPMVQHVVDQVSKLNIEEIVTIIGHGAELVQAQLGDDIKYALQKEQLGTAHAVMQAKEMLHGKEGVTIVVCGDTPLITHETMEALYKHHEDKGAKATVLTAWTDNPAGYGRIVRNESGHVEKIVEHKDATEEERKIQEINTGTYCFDNQALFQALSRVSNDNVQGEYYLPDVIEILKNEGAPIAAFQTAEFEETLGVNDRVALSEAERLMRKRINEFHMRNGVSIIDPSNTYIGSDISIGMDTIIHPGTILTGKTTIGSNCVIGPHSEISDCTVGDHTIIRQSAAFDSQIGSGVQIGPFAHIRPKSDIHGHVKIGNFVEVKKAVFGEGSKASHLSYIGDAEVGRDVNIGCGTITVNYDGKNKFLTKIEDGVFVGCNSNLVAPVTIGENAYVAAGSTITEDVPGGALSIARARQVNKENYVEKLNGKK; translated from the coding sequence GTGTATAATCGTTATGCGGTCATCTTAGCCGCGGGCCAAGGGACGAGAATGAAGTCTAAGCTTTATAAAGTCCTGCATCCTGTGTGTGGAAAGCCGATGGTTCAACACGTGGTTGATCAAGTTTCAAAGCTTAACATAGAGGAAATTGTCACAATCATTGGACATGGGGCAGAATTGGTACAGGCACAGCTCGGTGACGACATTAAGTATGCATTGCAAAAGGAGCAGCTGGGTACGGCCCATGCTGTCATGCAAGCGAAAGAAATGCTCCATGGGAAAGAAGGCGTTACCATTGTCGTTTGTGGAGATACTCCGCTAATCACCCATGAGACAATGGAGGCCCTTTATAAACATCACGAGGATAAAGGTGCTAAGGCAACGGTACTGACTGCTTGGACCGACAATCCTGCTGGCTATGGACGCATCGTCCGAAATGAAAGCGGACATGTCGAGAAAATAGTCGAGCATAAGGACGCAACAGAAGAAGAACGAAAAATTCAAGAAATTAATACGGGTACTTATTGCTTTGATAATCAAGCTTTATTTCAAGCGTTAAGTCGGGTAAGCAATGATAATGTCCAGGGAGAATATTATTTACCGGACGTTATTGAGATTCTGAAAAATGAAGGAGCTCCTATTGCTGCTTTCCAAACAGCAGAATTTGAGGAGACTCTTGGTGTGAATGACAGGGTTGCTCTTTCTGAAGCAGAACGATTAATGAGAAAGAGAATAAATGAGTTCCATATGCGAAATGGTGTGTCAATCATCGACCCATCCAATACGTATATCGGTTCCGATATATCGATAGGAATGGATACGATTATACACCCCGGCACGATTCTTACTGGAAAAACAACGATTGGATCTAATTGTGTCATTGGTCCTCACAGCGAAATTTCAGATTGTACAGTTGGCGATCATACTATAATTCGTCAATCTGCAGCTTTTGACAGTCAAATTGGTTCCGGTGTCCAAATTGGGCCATTTGCTCATATACGTCCGAAATCTGACATTCATGGGCATGTGAAAATTGGAAACTTTGTTGAAGTGAAAAAAGCTGTTTTCGGTGAGGGAAGCAAGGCATCTCATCTAAGCTATATAGGGGATGCTGAAGTCGGCCGCGATGTAAATATTGGCTGCGGCACAATTACAGTCAACTACGATGGGAAAAATAAATTCCTAACGAAGATAGAAGATGGAGTTTTCGTAGGCTGCAATTCCAATCTCGTGGCACCAGTAACCATTGGGGAAAATGCCTATGTGGCAGCGGGCTCAACGATAAC
- a CDS encoding RidA family protein codes for MKFVQTSKAPAAIGPYSQGIIVNNLFYSSGQIPLTAEGVLVEGDVIVQTHQVFKNLQAVLEEAGASLETVVKATVFIKNMDDFGAINEVYGEYFHTHKPARSCVEVARLPKDVLIEIEVVALVK; via the coding sequence ATGAAATTTGTTCAAACTTCAAAAGCACCAGCAGCAATAGGTCCGTATTCACAAGGCATCATTGTAAATAACTTATTTTACAGCTCAGGTCAAATTCCGCTAACTGCTGAGGGTGTTTTGGTAGAAGGAGACGTAATCGTTCAGACTCATCAAGTGTTCAAAAATCTGCAAGCTGTACTTGAAGAGGCTGGCGCGTCTTTAGAAACAGTTGTAAAGGCAACCGTATTTATTAAAAATATGGACGACTTTGGTGCGATCAACGAAGTGTATGGGGAATATTTCCACACTCATAAGCCTGCACGCTCTTGTGTAGAAGTGGCTCGTTTGCCTAAGGATGTTTTAATAGAAATCGAAGTAGTAGCTCTTGTAAAATAG